Within Leishmania infantum JPCM5 genome chromosome 5, the genomic segment AGACAAAAGAAAGAAATGAGCAGATAGAAAAGGGACATTTTGAATTTAGGCATCACATGTGTTTTCCTCTTATATCGCCAACTGTTCACCGCTTTTTTGACACCTTTTTCTCCTTTATCTATTCTTATTGCAATAAAAATGGTGGCCTCAGCCAATTATTTGCTGCACAGTTGTGCCCACTCAAAAATTCCTCAAGTAACCTTTTTTCTAGCTGTGCTTGTAGCTTATAGTCTTTCACTCTCACTGTTTTCACATTGCAGTGTTGCTTTTgcatctctttttttttccctcgCCTGGCGGCTTCTATTTTTTTTCCGAAAATggctttctctctgttttccCTCATCGGAACGGCTGCCGTGGCTCTTCTACTTGTGGTGGCTGCGCCAAGCTCTGCTGACACCATTACTGTCAATGCTGCCACACAGGCGTGGCTGAAGATGTGGATTAAGTCTATTCCAAACCTGCAGATCATTTGGTTGAACCCGAACATTTGCTCTCGCGCTGGCATTGAGTGCGTTTCTGCCACCAACTCCATCAACATTCGTCTGGATGGCGTGACGTCCACTGGATTCAACTTCATCGGCACCCTCCCTGAGGTTGACAGCTCCATCGACGGCAATGAGCTTCAGATCACCAGCATCTCCGTCAGAGGCAAGGCTCGCTTCACCGGCACTATCCCTGCGTCGTGGTCGCGCATCACCCGGCTGACTCGCCTGGATTTTAGCAGAACGCGGATGAGCGGCCGGATTCCTGATGAGCTCGGCAGCCTCGCTACCTTGGTGTCTGTCGACTTCTCGAACTCATACTTCTGCTACGGCCTGCCCAACTGGAACGCTTCTAGCATGCCGATGCTTTCACAGGCCATTTTCACGAATAACAACATGCGCGGCCCGTTTGCCTCATCCTGGTCCACCTTCCCAGCTTCCCTGAAGCTCGACATCACCGGCAACAAGCTATGCGGTTGCATGCCCAGCTCGTGGGACTCCAAATCGAACctggtggctgctgccaaGGCCATGGATGCTGGCACTGTCTCCAACTGCTTTCGTTCTTGCAACTCCGCTTCCCTGTCTTACTGCCCGGCTCCGCCCACTGGCAACGGCGCGCAGATGATTACGATGACTACGGCCGTGGTTGGCCTGGTTGTCGCTGTTGCTTCCTTGGTCTTCTGAGGACTAGAGACATGTGCTGTCTGGGCGAGCTCAGCTTGATCGTTCTTGCACTGTACTGTGAATTGTACTTTGAGTTAAGCTTTATTTTACCCCTTTCCTCCCGAAAAAAGATATTTATACGCTCACCTTCTCTTTATTTATTTTGCATTTATGCGTTgatttttcctttttgtttctcaGCGTCACTTTTGCCGCTTGttcaagaaaaaaaagggcgaGTTGACATGCACATAGCAAAGTTAGGCAGAGGAAAGCAGAATGTGCGAGGCACTTTTGAGTTTATTTCGCAGCGTCTTTGCTGCCACTGTTGCTGTGCATGGAGAGGAACGACTCTGCATCGTTTAGGCTTATGTGCATACACCAAAGCAGCAAGAACAACAAAATAATATCTAGTACTGCCGCGAAGTCAAAAGGCAAGGAGAACGCAGTGaaacagaaaaggagggcaaggagaagagcgagaaggaaagCAAATAAAACCATGAAATTACCTCTCGCCTAAATCGTCGATTTAAACCCTTTTATGTGCATTTTCCGCACTTTCTCCTCTATGCAGCCGGTGGATCATCAACTGCGGTGACTTTATCCAAGCTTTTCACTCATTTCTGGCCATTCGTTTCGAGTTTTGCTTTGCATGCTTTGTTTTTCCTCATTTCCTGATTACGAATTTCATAAAtcaagaagaaaaaaaattATGGTAGACCAATATAAGCAGCTAATTGCTCCttaatatatatatatatatttgaTTCATCATCGTCCGCATTTACTTTTGTTTATGCACTGCTGCTTTATCTTTTTGcctttccttctttctcCTAGTTtcgctcttttttctctcttttttggTCTCGACCCCCTTTTCGAGGTATGGGAACAGTTTTACAAAGCTTTCTCTACTACTTTCCGTGTTTTACAACTGCTTACAGTATTCATCAATTTCGTGTGTTTGCACTTACGAAAAAAATGTCTCCGTCTCCTACTTTGCTTTGTATTTGTCTTTATTGTTCGGTCAGCTGAAAGTC encodes:
- a CDS encoding surface antigen-like protein — translated: MAFSLFSLIGTAAVALLLVVAAPSSADTITVNAATQAWLKMWIKSIPNLQIIWLNPNICSRAGIECVSATNSINIRLDGVTSTGFNFIGTLPEVDSSIDGNELQITSISVRGKARFTGTIPASWSRITRLTRLDFSRTRMSGRIPDELGSLATLVSVDFSNSYFCYGLPNWNASSMPMLSQAIFTNNNMRGPFASSWSTFPASLKLDITGNKLCGCMPSSWDSKSNLVAAAKAMDAGTVSNCFRSCNSASLSYCPAPPTGNGAQMITMTTAVVGLVVAVASLVF